One Tunturibacter gelidoferens genomic region harbors:
- a CDS encoding alpha/beta hydrolase family protein, producing MRLFEVILIATLLAAAVAQLTKSVAHWSRPLTVFGVLVATWHVIHEGTHWQMFPVLAGLMLLVVWQLIPASRRVSRYPAMRNPVAIAVALLSITTFGLLLIVPMFTLPKPTGTYPVGTRIIYLKDSSRMEDRAEKPGMSRELVVQLWYPADPSNNHLAAYETTSETILITSYRSVLWTNSREDAPVASQGGPFPVLLFNHGWAGRRTQDTFLTEDLASHGYVVASIDHTYNSSRVALPGDRIIEDINGGDALDTNLHSASEIIDTWNKELNKWVADEVFVLNTLQNDNLDPKSPWYGRLDTQRAGALGHSFGGAAAIQVCSVDARIQSAINMDGWTFGDLRQRAANQSTMFLYGVGNGAPPPDPATLGTAARAEAELDATDHKVVDTSLRQFGGYKVSISNTSHMDFTDHPLVSPWRRWTQPSHISPGRIETIVRAYALAFFDQTIRERKPTLLESGTSSPFREVKIEHWSPESKAASVETALKPTLFR from the coding sequence ATGCGACTATTTGAAGTAATTTTGATTGCAACCCTGCTTGCTGCCGCCGTGGCGCAGTTGACGAAATCGGTCGCTCACTGGTCGAGGCCTCTTACAGTCTTTGGTGTGCTCGTCGCTACCTGGCACGTAATCCACGAGGGAACACACTGGCAGATGTTTCCTGTCCTTGCAGGACTCATGCTACTCGTGGTCTGGCAACTGATACCGGCATCTCGTCGAGTTTCACGCTATCCAGCGATGAGAAACCCCGTGGCCATCGCCGTCGCGCTGCTTTCAATCACGACGTTCGGACTGCTCCTGATCGTGCCCATGTTTACTCTTCCGAAACCAACGGGAACCTACCCGGTCGGAACACGCATCATTTATCTCAAGGATTCGAGTCGCATGGAAGACAGGGCGGAGAAGCCCGGAATGTCCAGAGAACTCGTGGTGCAACTATGGTACCCAGCCGATCCTTCGAACAATCATCTGGCTGCCTACGAGACCACGTCCGAGACGATTCTCATTACCTCTTACCGAAGCGTCCTCTGGACCAACTCCAGAGAAGATGCACCCGTGGCAAGCCAGGGTGGTCCGTTTCCCGTCCTGCTATTCAATCACGGCTGGGCGGGAAGACGTACGCAGGATACATTTCTTACAGAAGACCTTGCCAGCCATGGGTATGTAGTCGCCTCGATCGACCACACCTACAACTCCAGTCGGGTCGCGTTGCCTGGAGATCGCATCATCGAAGATATCAATGGCGGCGACGCTCTGGATACCAATCTGCATTCCGCCAGTGAAATTATTGACACCTGGAATAAAGAGCTCAATAAATGGGTGGCCGATGAGGTCTTTGTTCTCAACACGCTGCAGAACGACAATCTGGATCCAAAGAGCCCCTGGTATGGTCGACTCGATACTCAGCGAGCCGGCGCTTTGGGCCATTCCTTCGGTGGCGCAGCCGCAATACAGGTGTGCTCCGTGGATGCACGAATTCAATCCGCTATAAATATGGACGGCTGGACGTTCGGAGATCTCCGGCAGCGCGCGGCGAACCAGTCAACAATGTTTCTCTACGGAGTAGGAAACGGCGCTCCGCCCCCAGATCCGGCAACGCTGGGAACTGCCGCACGGGCCGAGGCTGAACTAGACGCAACCGACCACAAAGTAGTCGATACCAGTCTCCGGCAGTTTGGCGGGTATAAGGTATCCATCAGCAACACCTCACACATGGACTTTACAGACCATCCTCTCGTTAGTCCGTGGCGCAGATGGACACAACCCAGCCATATTTCACCGGGACGCATAGAAACTATCGTTCGCGCCTACGCGCTCGCCTTCTTCGATCAGACTATCCGAGAAAGAAAGCCGACTCTACTTGAATCAGGAACTTCTAGCCCGTTTCGCGAGGTCAAGATAGAGCACTGGAGTCCAGAATCCAAAGCAGCATCAGTCGAGACAGCTCTAAAGCCGACTCTGTTTCGATAG